One window of the Torulaspora delbrueckii CBS 1146 chromosome 6, complete genome genome contains the following:
- the BFA1 gene encoding Bfa1p (similar to Saccharomyces cerevisiae BFA1 (YJR053W); ancestral locus Anc_1.494) — protein sequence MSIRPINLDELPETSFEDMDTTFTRDYAKKTVPDSRRSPLSRQPLVAPTPTSSTSSDGTIFSHPKEKHSRGSKTEEDEEVEEEDEFLNDFQEFQDRKDDFDDALKTYFKLRGSSGSLALKPDVSRPNSNELAREFSKRLNVGSKKRPPALRQPRSMMELKTRPRSNGEMPNSLSTGDLRVQSNSTVRFKKSMPTLSNFNPTIEEEEEDFALPNQVGKYGNRLRNDLMETNREEDEDDDKDFVFDERLIQPQFLNRPSEESPLKLSPSQYEIVRDDALLTPRLHKRYRDWNAKNHLDSFKEQVPALSRRRSARNTTAASRIKTIKQEIDHNTPIKNGRMYYNPKTMKWEGNEQVLDKFTNLDAIDKKPLLIKSKSQLNETTNQEPGLTKPSMIKSTKRLKKPRIIGKMMFDDENLRWVSAHGDDEEQDPFAGIKDITPVISNSPKTKHYISPFLRSQSQLLPSTGDNIADRLNSSATTRYHSMGVTNREIAREPAFQLSSRLLEKFCHEENRWNRKVGGWFLLGNKDSESESRNKNEKCQSHMFEIRNMVMNSTRG from the coding sequence ATGTCCATCAGGCCGATCAATCTCGATGAATTGCCCGAGACATCGTTCGAGGATATGGACACAACATTTACCAGAGATTATGCAAAGAAAACGGTACCTGATAGCCGAAGATCACCATTATCACGACAACCACTGGTTGCACCTACTCCCACATCATCTACAAGCTCAGACGGTACAATTTTCTCTCATCCTAAAGAAAAGCATTCCCGTGGTAGTAAGAcggaggaagatgaagaagtagaagaggaagatgaatttttgaatgatttccaagaatttcagGATCGAAAAGATGACTTTGATGACGCATTGAAGACCTATTTCAAATTGCGAGGTTCGTCAGGATCACTGGCGTTAAAACCTGATGTTTCTCGTCCAAATAGCAATGAGCTGGCAAGAGAGTTCAGCAAACGATTAAATGTTGGCAGTAAGAAAAGGCCCCCGGCTCTAAGACAACCAAGATCAATGATGGAATTAAAGACAAGACCAAGAAGTAATGGAGAAATGCCCAATAGCCTATCGACCGGTGATTTAAGAGTTCAATCGAACAGCACTGTGCGgttcaagaaatccatGCCCACGCTCTCTAATTTTAATCCAACgatagaagaagaagaagaggactTCGCACTACCGAACCAGGTAGGAAAGTATGGCAACAGGCTTAGAAATGACTTAATGGAAACGAATAgagaggaagatgaggatgatgacaaAGATTTTGTCTTTGACGAAAGGCTCATACAACCTCAATTTCTGAATAGACCGTCTGAAGAATCTCCGCTGAAGCTGTCGCCATCTCAATACGAGATAGTGAGAGATGACGCCCTACTGACACCACGATTGCATAAGAGATACCGAGATTGGAATGCCAAAAATCACCTAGATTCCTTTAAAGAACAGGTTCCAGCTTTATCACGCCGTAGATCGGCTAGGAACACTACAGCAGCATCCAGAATTAAGACCATTAAGCAAGAAATCGATCATAATACGCCAATAAAAAATGGTCGTATGTATTATAACCCAAAGACAATGAAATGGGAAGGAAACGAGCAAGTTTTGGATAAGTTTACAAACTTGGACGCCATTGACAAGAAACCTTTGTTAATCAAGTCAAAATCACAACTTAATGAGACAACAAACCAGGAACCTGGGCTGACGAAACCATCTATGATAAAGTCAACTAAAAGGCTAAAGAAACCACGAATTATCGGTAAGATGATGttcgatgatgaaaatcTGCGGTGGGTAAGTGCTCACGGAGATGACGAAGAACAAGATCCATTCGCAGGTATAAAGGACATTACACCAGTGATAAGTAATTCACCAAAGACAAAGCATTATATCTCACCATTTCTGAGGTCTCAAAGCCAACTGCTGCCGTCTACAGGGGACAACATTGCAGACAGACTAAACTCATCGGCGACTACAAGGTATCATTCTATGGGAGTTACAAACCGAGAGATTGCCCGAGAGCCAGCATTTCAACTCAGCTCTCGACTCCTCGAGAAGTTTTGTCATGAAGAAAACCGCTGGAATCGGAAGGTTGGTGGTTGGTTCTTATTAGGGAACAAGGACTCAGAGTCAGAATCCAGGAACAAGAACGAGAAATGCCAGAGCCACATGTTTGAGATCAGAAACATGGTCATGAACTCGACGAGAGGATAG
- the PRP39 gene encoding Prp39p (similar to Saccharomyces cerevisiae PRP39 (YML046W); ancestral locus Anc_1.493): protein MKGSGNECDVVGGNLNALDGLESSFLRDNSQLVEAYENIDWKSVQSLNALVGSVEQVVIKYKNPNEKIKRAIETIYLQLLQRYPLFFGYWKRFTAVQYQLNGLAKSIATLGKAVEAFPNSLELWCDYLNVLCANNAGEVELIRKNFRIAKDRVGYQFLSHPFWDKYIDFETKHEAWDHLSDIYAELVTIPIHQYAKYGTAYKSFLISANSPKKEPDLEVKLRNTQKIVSLIWPFESKIKQSFFNITPVSEEELSNWDEYLKFLTHNQLKHSFSSKLIKATFERCLVPCLYYEHYWIMYADWSEQVQPLDLHTNIELYQRGMSMLPMNLRQFRFKFLTFLQKNYRNEKDYIFLIFGQTISSIIKLYPYEALLLTEYLAMLRRHRCGTSIDEDDKVIYDQLTSYSKELESAIKNYINHTVDKNALLQCLINDLNLPIIVVELIKTTWLVLKNTMQTRKYFNFYSKNRLFQSSVAFWLTYYKFEKSNQNFARLNKFVNDLGVEIFLPLTIMNDILNDYRSFYLANSNAGVYQTVRNGDDGGSEFHMMDPILLIQLKLNNPQWYPGRYKQSLDWHRSREFRENGHPNILDDKPQISNTVLDQTTKIFGNRQLPLPTFRNLERINQPLKHDDIFSKYYLDTNR, encoded by the coding sequence ATGAAAGGCTCTGGGAATGAGTGTGATGTGGTTGGCGGTAATCTAAATGCTCTTGATGGGTTGGAGTCTTCGTTCCTGAGAGATAATTCGCAGCTAGTGGAAGCTTACGAAAACATAGACTGGAAGAGCGTTCAGTCGTTGAATGCCTTGGTAGGATCTGTGGAACAGGTAGTTATCAAGTACAAGAATCcaaatgaaaagatcaaaagagCAATTGAGACGATTTACCTCCAACTGTTGCAGAGGTATCCACTTTTTTTTGGCTACTGGAAACGATTTACTGCTGTACAATATCAACTTAACGGCCTTGCGAAATCGATCGCCACCCTCGGCAAAGCTGTTGAAGCATTTCCTAATTCTTTAGAGCTTTGGTGCGACTATTTGAATGTCCTATGTGCCAATAATGCAGGTGAAGTGGAACTAATACGAAAAAATTTCCGAATAGCGAAAGATAGGGTCGGTTATCAATTCCTATCACATCCATTCTGGGATAAGTATATCGACTTTGAAACTAAACATGAAGCATGGGATCATCTGTCTGACATATACGCAGAGTTGGTCACGATACCAATACATCAATACGCAAAATACGGCACCGCCTACAAGTCATTTCTGATAAGTGCAAATTCACCGAAGAAGGAACCTGATTTGGAGGTCAAACTTCGAAATACTCAGAAAATTGTTTCGTTGATATGGccttttgaatcaaagaTAAAGCagagtttcttcaatattaCTCCTgtctctgaagaagaactcaGCAATTGGGACGAATatttgaagtttttgacGCACAATCAACTGAAGCACAGTTTCTCTTCCAAGCTGATAAAAGctacttttgaaagatgccTGGTGCCATGCCTCTACTACGAGCATTATTGGATAATGTATGCGGATTGGTCAGAACAGGTTCAGCCTTTAGATTTGCATACCAATATTGAACTCTATCAAAGAGGAATGAGTATGCTGCCTATGAATTTAAGGCAGTTTCGTTTTAAATTCTTGACTTTCCTTCAGAAAAACTATAGAAACGAGAAGGATTACATCTTTTTGATCTTCGGCCAAactatttcttcaatcatAAAGCTATATCCTTATGAAGCTTTGTTGCTCACAGAGTATTTGGCTATGTTGAGAAGGCATCGTTGCGGCACGAGTATCGATGAGGACGACAAGGTGATCTACGACCAGCTAACTTCTTACTCGAAAGAATTGGAGTCTGCCATCAAAAACTACATTAATCACACAGTGGATAAAAATGCTCTCCTACAATGTTTGATAAACGATTTGAACCTCCCCATTATTGTTGTAGAGCTCATCAAGACAACATGGTTGGTACTAAAAAACACAATGCAAACGAGGAAATACTTCAATTTCTACAGTAAAAATAGACTGTTTCAGTCATCAGTTGCATTTTGGCTCACTTACTACAAGTTTGAGAAGTCGAACCAAAACTTTGCTCGGCTAAACAAGTTTGTCAATGATCTAGGAGTCGAAATCTTCTTGCCGCTTACTATCATGAATGACATCCTAAATGACTATCGATCCTTTTATCTAGCAAATTCCAATGCGGGAGTTTATCAAACAGTTCGTAACGGAGATGATGGTGGAAGTGAATTTCATATGATGGATCCCATTTTGCTAATACAATTAAAGTTAAACAACCCGCAGTGGTATCCAGGTCGATACAAACAATCCTTGGATTGGCACAGGTCAAGAGAATTCAGGGAAAACGGCCATCCTAATATTCTTGACGATAAGCCACAGATATCTAACACGGTTTTAGACCAGACTACAAAAATTTTCGGTAATCGCCAGCTGCCGCTTCCTACTTTCAGGAATTTAGAGAGGATCAATCAACCACTCAAACACGACGATATATTCAGTAAATATTATTTAGATACAAATAGATGA
- the NOP13 gene encoding Nop13p (similar to Saccharomyces cerevisiae NOP13 (YNL175C); ancestral locus Anc_2.80), which produces MTEVEQDQNSIKEVEIKKALADPTKKRKAEDEIEIDLKGSVPLSKKQKRLLRRGKVTLEELNAKFNIDPTSVEEFKKESEVKEQATKEKPESSSADGEQPTADKKDKKYGVWIGNLSFDTTKEDLVRFFSAKTKESEDGAQITEETIVRVNMPLAQNDGKKIRNKGFCYMDFETTEQMEAAISLSESHLNGRNLLIKNSKSFDGRPDKNDLVSLSKNPPSRILFVGNLSFDTTDELLKKHFQHCGEIVKIRMATFQDSGKCKGFAFVDFKDEEGATNALKDKGCRKIAQRPIRMEYGEDRSKRQVKRRPQEEPRKSFDLQNNNERKAPEQKSVPSLTSKKNIPPAKKYNNKNAFVDSNNRLKSSVALASAPRASAAIVPSTGKKVKFD; this is translated from the coding sequence ATGACTGAAGTTGAGCAAGATCAAAATTCTATTAAAGAAGTTGAGATTAAAAAGGCTCTTGCCGACCcaaccaagaagagaaaggccgaagatgagattgaaattgatttaAAAGGTTCTGTGCCACTATCTAAGAAGCAAAAACGTTTGTTGAGAAGGGGCAAAGTTACTTTAGAAGAGCTAAATGCCAAGTTTAATATTGACCCAACTTCGGTGgaagagttcaagaaagaaagcGAAGTTAAGGAACAAGCGACCAAGGAAAAGCCTGAAAGCTCATCGGCTGATGGTGAGCAGCCAACTGCTGATAAAAAGGACAAGAAATACGGTGTCTGGATAGGAAATCTTTCTTTCGACACTACGAAGGAAGATCTGGTGAGATTCTTCTCTGCAAAGACTAAGGAATCAGAAGATGGTGCTCAAATTACCGAAGAAACAATTGTTAGAGTCAATATGCCACTCGCACAGAATGACGGTAAGAAGATCAGAAATAAAGGTTTTTGTTATATGGATTTCGAAACCACTGAACAAATGGAGGCTGCAATCTCTCTGAGTGAATCACATTTGAACGGTAGAAATTTACTGATCAAGAACTCTAAAAGTTTTGATGGCAGACCAGACAAAAACGACCTTGTCTCGTTGTCCAAGAATCCTCCTTCTCGAATTCTTTTCGTTGGTAACTTGTCTTTCGATACAACTGATGAACTACTGAAGAAACACTTCCAACATTGCGGTGAGATTGTCAAAATTAGAATGGCTACTTTTCAGGACAGTGGGAAATGCAAAGGGTTTGCTTTCGtggatttcaaagacgAGGAAGGTGCAACtaatgctttgaaagacaaGGGCTGTAGGAAGATTGCACAAAGACCTATTAGGATGGAATATGGTGAAGACAGGAGTAAAAGACAGGTCAAGAGGAGGCCTCAGGAAGAGCCAAGAAAATCATTTGATCTCCAAAATAACAATGAAAGAAAGGCCCCAGAGCAGAAGAGTGTCCCATCTTTAACATCAAAAAAGAATATACCGCCCGCTAAAAAGTACAACAATAAGAACGCGTTTGTTGATTCAAACAACCGTCTGAAAAGTAGTGTGGCTCTTGCATCAGCTCCAAGAGCGTCGGCTGCAATTGTGCCTTCCACAGGTAAGAAGGtcaaatttgattga
- the MDG1 gene encoding Mdg1p (similar to Saccharomyces cerevisiae CRP1 (YHR146W) and MDG1 (YNL173C); ancestral locus Anc_2.81) — protein sequence MASAATTVDYTFEWPAGPKEVVVTGEFDNWKGSLPLLRSSSGAFELTFPVKIPADKDRVFFKFIVDGNWVTSDAYSKGSDANGIENNFVSKSEALALSENPVGTKIPEAGGLACATTSFIKEDNEIPEPGSYPKIGGVSKTAGPVSKTEEPLVKTEEPVSKTVEPVSEDSEASRPTSASKKNKNRKKKEKKKAKARAAKAAAGMSASEPTLTTSAPKPEPGAVPVVSETSETDDTEFSTPEPTAIAAVTPEPIKPEVQEPVPEVAKKTSKPKVTEVTTTIEAFGVTTDAPDVIIPKLEAAAIPTVAVETIESEEKPKPTETPAITDAPANVSSAVPEIGGSTAASKEAALEPTQTASSYDSKKRFKIKRRFKKNKITGEKIIVSEERIPLSSEESGSDHPIVDEELIPEKGETLKDEAPETQGLSSDVHILPIDASGAADKECTSIVGGPGPVVPQNVNEIKEFSEIRDVDVDELNERLNKEEREKDAAKAKAAAEEAQKEVAQQTLDPKTQQQGLEKQTSNKLHEVGNTESDVSKEEPEIKKVSEKAAVTAVPADPKVQPSSTEKAAPSKTEKKTPVKKSAVSAPKQEEKKKKGGFFGKLKRMFQ from the coding sequence ATGGCTAGCGCTGCGACTACAGTTGACTATACGTTTGAATGGCCTGCCGGTCCTAAAGAAGTTGTTGTTACCGGTGAATTTGACAATTGGAAGGGCTCTTTGCCTCTGTTGAGATCTTCTTCGGGGGCTTTTGAATTGACCTTTCCAGTGAAAATTCCTGCTGACAAAGACAGGGTGTTTTTTAAGTTCATTGTGGATGGCAATTGGGTTACCAGCGATGCTTACAGCAAGGGTTCCGATGCGAATGGCATTGAGAACAATTTCGTATCCAAGAGCGAGGCTTTGGCGTTGAGCGAGAATCCTGTTGGAACCAAGATTCCTGAGGCAGGTGGATTAGCCTGTGCTACTACGTCATTTATTAAGGAAGATAACGAGATTCCCGAGCCAGGCTCATACCCAAAGATTGGAGGAGTTTCTAAGACTGCCGGACCAGTTTCAAAGACTGAAGAACCACTCGTAAAGACTGAAGAACCGGTTTCAAAGACTGTCGAACCAGTTTCTGAGGACAGCGAAGCTTCCAGACCAACATCTGCTAGtaagaagaacaagaataggaagaagaaggagaagaagaaggccaaGGCTAGAGCTGCTAAAGCGGCTGCTGGTATGTCCGCTTCAGAACCAACTTTGACTACTTCTGCCCCCAAGCCAGAACCTGGTGCAGTTCCAGTGGTTTCTGAGACTTCTGAAACTGATGATACTGAATTTTCCACGCCTGAACCAACGGCGATCGCTGCAGTGACGCCTGAACCTATTAAGCCCGAAGTCCAAGAACCTGTCCCAGAGGTGGCAAAAAAGACGTCAAAGCCAAAGGTGACTGAAGTCACCACCACTATCGAGGCATTTGGTGTGACCACTGACGCTCCGGATGTTATTATCCCAAAATTGGAGGCAGCTGCTATCCCTACCGTGGCAGTTGAGACCATTGAATCAGAAGAGAAACCCAAACCTACCGAAACTCCAGCTATAACCGATGCTCCAGCTAATGTTTCTTCTGCAGTACCAGAGATTGGGGGCTCTACCGCCGCCTCGAAGGAAGCCGCATTGGAACCAACTCAAACTGCTTCATCTTACGACTCGAAGAAAAGATTTAAGATTAAGAGAAGATTTAAGAAAAATAAGATCACTGGTGAAAAGATTATTGTCTCTGAGGAACGTATCCCATTGAGCTCTGAGGAATCCGGTTCTGATCATCCAATtgtggatgaagagttgaTCCCCGAAAAGGGcgaaactttgaaagatgaagcTCCTGAGACACAAGGTCTTTCGAGTGATGTTCACATACTGCCAATCGATGCTTCAGGTGCTGCCGATAAGGAATGCACTTCTATTGTGGGAGGACCCGGTCCAGTTGTACCTCAAAACGTAAACGAGATTAAGGAATTCTCGGAAATCAGAGACGTTGATGTAGATGAGCTCAATGAGAGATTGAACAAGGAGGAGAGAGAGAAAGATGCCGCAAAGGCGAAGGCAGCcgctgaagaagctcaaaagGAAGTGGCTCAACAGACTTTGGACCCAAAGACTCAACAACAGGGATTGGAAAAGCAAACCAGTAACAAGCTTCACGAAGTTGGAAACACCGAGAGTGACGTGTCAAAGGAAGAAccagagatcaagaaggtaTCTGAAAAGGCCGCTGTCACCGCTGTTCCTGCTGATCCTAAGGTCCAACCTTCCTCTACAGAGAAGGCAGCACCATCAAAGACAGAGAAGAAGACTCCAGTCAAGAAGAGTGCGGTGTCTGCTCCAAaacaggaagaaaagaagaaaaagggCGGTTTTTTCggtaaattgaagagaatgtTCCAATAA